One Acidobacteriota bacterium genomic region harbors:
- a CDS encoding S8 family peptidase, whose product MKWKRALPVFVGLCLLVSASIAIGENPQRTIPLEEQFAFMTPTKLPMIVVFRNEVTTMAAGKSLYQADPRFESDPALAYLDRNIIGAVQLYERNLNFRADRVYSAALRGFAADLTLDQISKLKSDPRIAALVPDGIATINQGNRPGGGGGGQTLPWGIDRIDADTSSTKAGDGTGTISNVNVYIIDTGADADHADLNVVNHVNFAGGPNKDCNGHGTHVAGTVAARDNDIDVVGVAPGAPITGVKVLGCGGSGTWSGVISGVDWVTANAVKPAIANMSLGGGANDAVDTAVINSADSGVFYALAAGNDGADACESSPARAGTHDGVMTTAATDSSDSETSWSNYGPCVDIWAPGASILSTKSGGGTTTMSGTSMASPHAGGTGALYLSSSTSSSASQTENALKSNAVSTGTTSKDGTAISLVYAGKF is encoded by the coding sequence ATGAAGTGGAAGAGAGCCTTACCGGTATTCGTCGGACTCTGTCTCCTCGTCAGTGCATCGATCGCGATCGGGGAAAACCCGCAGCGGACGATCCCACTCGAAGAGCAGTTCGCATTCATGACGCCGACCAAGTTGCCGATGATCGTCGTGTTCCGGAACGAAGTGACTACGATGGCCGCGGGGAAATCTCTCTATCAGGCCGATCCACGATTCGAGAGCGATCCGGCGCTCGCATACCTCGATCGAAACATCATCGGAGCGGTTCAGCTCTACGAGCGTAATCTGAACTTCCGGGCAGACCGTGTCTACAGTGCGGCTCTTCGCGGATTTGCGGCGGACCTGACGCTCGATCAGATCAGCAAATTGAAGAGCGATCCGAGGATCGCAGCGCTCGTGCCCGATGGCATCGCGACCATCAATCAGGGGAACCGTCCCGGTGGCGGCGGTGGCGGTCAGACCCTCCCGTGGGGGATCGACCGCATTGATGCCGACACGAGCTCCACCAAGGCGGGTGATGGAACCGGTACCATCTCCAACGTCAACGTTTACATCATCGACACCGGAGCCGATGCGGATCACGCTGATCTCAACGTCGTCAATCACGTCAACTTCGCGGGCGGCCCGAACAAGGACTGCAACGGCCACGGCACACACGTTGCCGGCACGGTCGCCGCGCGCGACAATGACATCGACGTCGTCGGAGTCGCTCCGGGAGCGCCGATCACCGGCGTGAAGGTGCTCGGATGCGGCGGAAGCGGGACATGGTCGGGAGTGATCTCGGGAGTCGACTGGGTCACGGCCAATGCCGTGAAGCCGGCGATCGCCAACATGAGCCTCGGCGGCGGCGCCAATGATGCCGTCGACACCGCGGTCATCAACTCGGCCGACAGTGGCGTCTTCTATGCGCTGGCTGCCGGAAACGACGGTGCGGATGCCTGCGAATCCTCCCCTGCACGGGCGGGAACACACGACGGCGTCATGACGACCGCCGCGACCGACAGCAGCGACAGCGAGACGTCGTGGAGCAACTACGGACCCTGTGTCGACATCTGGGCGCCTGGCGCCAGCATTCTCTCCACGAAGAGTGGCGGCGGAACGACCACGATGTCGGGAACCTCGATGGCCTCGCCGCATGCCGGCGGCACCGGCGCGCTCTATCTGTCGAGCAGCACCAGCTCCAGCGCATCCCAGACCGAAAACGCGCTGAAGAGTAACGCGGTGTCCACCGGAACCACCAGCAAGGACGGGACCGCGATCAGCCTCGTCTACGCTGGAAAGTTCTAG
- a CDS encoding CPBP family intramembrane metalloprotease, with translation MIAVTVLAVLPMWGVFALTTPVATNISVAAALYLAVISPFAEEVVFRGFAFRQLYRHAAFGFWPSVFVTSIVFSLVHLETGSSAGQLIGIAAITFVGGGFFAWLFMRWGDNVFAPFVIHSLMNLTWQVFSVGETAFAGWLPTVMQGSVLVLAFVLTLVL, from the coding sequence ATGATCGCCGTCACAGTGCTGGCCGTTCTGCCGATGTGGGGGGTGTTTGCTTTGACCACGCCTGTCGCCACGAACATTTCGGTCGCCGCCGCACTCTACCTCGCGGTGATCTCCCCGTTTGCGGAGGAGGTCGTGTTCCGCGGCTTCGCATTCCGGCAGCTCTATCGTCATGCCGCCTTCGGGTTCTGGCCCTCCGTCTTCGTGACCTCCATCGTTTTCAGTCTCGTTCATCTCGAGACGGGCTCCTCGGCGGGCCAGTTGATCGGCATCGCGGCCATCACGTTCGTCGGCGGGGGATTCTTCGCATGGCTTTTCATGCGGTGGGGGGACAACGTCTTCGCTCCCTTCGTGATTCATTCGCTGATGAATCTGACGTGGCAGGTATTTTCGGTTGGGGAAACCGCGTTCGCGGGTTGGCTCCCCACGGTCATGCAGGGATCCGTCCTCGTACTCGCGTTCGTTCTGACGCTCGTGCTGTAA